One genomic segment of Lysobacter sp. 5GHs7-4 includes these proteins:
- the gluQRS gene encoding tRNA glutamyl-Q(34) synthetase GluQRS, whose translation MPSPSVPSYRGRFAPSPTGELHFGSLLAAFGSWLLARHARGTWLVRVEDLDPPREIAGAAQRQLRTLSAFGLESDEAVLRQSERGDRYRAALERLLAQGLAFPCHCSRSDLAAVGGIHRRCVSASERLGRAPAIRLRVADGSVVTFQDRIRGAQSQDVAREVGDVVLRRADGYWAYQLAVVVDDAEQGITDIVRGADLLDSTPRQILLQRALGLPTPRYAHLPLVLGRDGRKLSKSDAALPVDPQRPLPALRAAWRALGQAPDALAGAASVPLLLTRAQTEFDPGRIASTPTVALAAMHNGDFIIAD comes from the coding sequence GTGCCCTCGCCCTCCGTCCCCAGCTACCGCGGCCGTTTCGCGCCCTCGCCCACCGGCGAGCTGCATTTCGGTTCGCTGCTGGCCGCGTTCGGCAGCTGGCTGCTGGCGCGCCATGCGCGCGGCACCTGGCTGGTACGCGTGGAAGACCTGGACCCGCCGCGCGAAATCGCCGGCGCCGCGCAACGCCAGCTGCGCACCCTGAGCGCCTTCGGCCTGGAGTCCGACGAAGCGGTGCTGCGCCAGAGCGAACGCGGCGACCGGTATCGCGCCGCGCTCGAACGCCTGCTCGCCCAGGGCCTGGCCTTTCCCTGCCACTGCAGCCGCAGCGACCTGGCCGCCGTGGGCGGCATCCATCGTCGCTGCGTGAGCGCGTCCGAACGGCTCGGGCGTGCACCGGCGATCCGCCTGCGCGTGGCCGACGGCAGCGTGGTGACGTTCCAGGACCGGATCCGCGGCGCGCAGTCGCAGGACGTCGCGCGCGAAGTCGGCGATGTGGTGCTGCGGCGCGCGGACGGTTACTGGGCGTATCAGCTGGCGGTGGTGGTGGACGACGCCGAGCAAGGCATCACCGACATCGTGCGCGGCGCCGACCTGCTCGACTCCACCCCGCGCCAGATCCTGCTGCAGCGCGCGCTGGGCCTGCCCACGCCGCGCTATGCGCACCTGCCGCTGGTGCTGGGCCGCGACGGCCGCAAGCTGTCCAAATCCGACGCCGCCCTGCCGGTCGATCCGCAGCGGCCGCTGCCCGCGCTGCGCGCGGCGTGGCGGGCGCTGGGCCAGGCGCCGGACGCGTTGGCGGGCGCGGCTTCGGTGCCGCTATTGCTCACCCGCGCACAGACCGAGTTCGATCCCGGTCGCATCGCGTCCACACCGACCGTTGCGCTCGCCGCGATGCACAACGGCGATTTCATAATTGCTGACTAG
- the phbB gene encoding acetoacetyl-CoA reductase yields MQSRVALVTGGTGGIGTSIVQRLAQMGHKVATNYRDEAKGRAWQAQMKGLGIDVAIAQGDVSSPDEAEALVRNVESQLGPVDILVNNAGITRDSTFHRMSPQQWTDVIGTNLNSCFNVTRPVIEGMRERKWGRIVQISSINGQKGQYGQANYAAAKAGMHGFTISLAQENAKFGITVNTVSPGYIATDMVMAVPEDVRNKIVAQIPTGRLGNPDEIAYAVGFFIPDEAGWITGANLSANGGQYMGW; encoded by the coding sequence ATGCAGTCACGCGTCGCACTGGTCACCGGCGGTACCGGTGGCATCGGCACCTCGATCGTCCAACGCCTGGCCCAGATGGGCCATAAGGTCGCGACCAACTACCGCGACGAGGCCAAGGGACGCGCCTGGCAGGCGCAAATGAAAGGACTCGGCATCGACGTGGCGATCGCGCAGGGCGACGTGTCCTCCCCCGACGAGGCCGAAGCGCTGGTGCGCAACGTCGAAAGCCAGCTCGGCCCGGTCGACATCCTGGTCAACAACGCCGGCATCACCCGCGACTCGACCTTCCACCGCATGAGTCCGCAGCAGTGGACCGACGTGATCGGCACCAACCTCAACTCCTGCTTCAACGTCACCCGCCCGGTGATCGAGGGCATGCGCGAGCGCAAGTGGGGCCGGATCGTGCAGATCAGCTCGATCAACGGCCAGAAAGGCCAGTACGGCCAGGCCAACTACGCCGCCGCCAAGGCCGGCATGCACGGCTTCACGATTTCGCTGGCGCAGGAAAACGCGAAGTTCGGCATCACCGTCAACACGGTCTCGCCGGGCTACATCGCCACCGACATGGTGATGGCGGTGCCCGAGGACGTGCGCAACAAGATCGTCGCGCAGATCCCGACCGGCCGCCTCGGCAACCCCGACGAGATCGCCTACGCGGTCGGCTTCTTCATCCCCGACGAAGCCGGCTGGATCACCGGCGCCAACCTGTCCGCCAACGGCGGCCAGTACATGGGCTGGTAA